The genomic DNA AAGTCCACCATTTCAGCACGGCCATTATTGATGACATAACCTACTGGATGTTGCATAAAACTATTGGCAACTAAAATCCAGAAAGCAGACATCATTGAACCGAATACGACCAACCAGATAAACGTTACGTGAACTTTTGGATTCATTTTATCCCAAGTAAAGATCCACAAACCTAAGAATGTTGACTCTAAGAAGAAAGCTAAGAGCGCTTCTACCGCCAACGGTGCCCCAAAAATATCTCCGACGAATCGAGAATAATCAGACCAGTTCATCCCAAACTGAAATTCTTGAATAATCCCGGTTACAACCCCAACAGCGAAGCTTAATAGGAATATATTTCCCCAAAACTTGGCCATTTTACGATAACGTTCCTCTTTTTTCACAACGTACATTGTTTCCATAATTGCTACAACAAGTGCTAATCCTATTGAAAACGGTACGAAGAAAAAGTGGAAAACTGTTGTCATCGCAAATTGGATTCTCGCCAATGTTACAATATCAAACATATTATTTCCTCCCTGATTTGCCTCCACACAAAGAAACAAGCTTACCTGAATTGTTCATTTCCATTAGCGATGACTCCTTTTATCTACGAAACTAAAAGAAAATTCAAGTGAACTTTTCCAAAAAGTGTGAAAATGCATGTAATATAGAATAATTCCAATCTAAGTATACAACTTTCTGAGGCAGAAACCAAACAATACAGAAGCATTTCTCACAATTTTTTTAGGTGCTCCCAAGATTTCTTCCCTTTCTTCTATCAATAAAAAAAGCCCTTCCTAAAAAAAGGAAGAACTAATCTCAATCTATCAACATTTTGACTTATCACTTGATTAGTTTTCGAAAATTGAAGCAGCTCGTCTTTGATGATAAAAATTCTAATCTTGTGATGAAAATTACGGATTGCTTGTAGTGATAGTTTGTTTTTAAACAACATGACTATAAAACAGGGGAGAAAAAGCCAAATCAAAAAAGTTTGTTTTGGTACCATTCTAAACAACATGACTCTAAAACGAATTGATAATTGAAGCCTTAACAAGTAATGTTTTGGCACCATTCTAAACAACATGACTCTAAAACCTTTTGATTTTGGTGCTAATGCATCAAAATGTTTTGGTACCATTCTAAACAACATGACTCTAAAACATGAACTAAATGTTTCAGATTCTCAAATAAGTTTTGGTACCATTCTAAACAACATGACTCTAAAACTCTGGTAAATTCTTAATGTCTGCATAGGTAGTTTTGGTACCATTCTAAACAACATGACTCTAAAACTAGCCTAAAATTAATACATCATTTTCGATAGTTTTGGTACCATTCTAAACAACATGACTCTAAAACATACCATCCGCAGTTGGTGTAAGTTCGGTTGTTTTGGTACCATTCTAAACAACATGACTCTAAAACATGACTATGCGAAAGTTAATCGTTTGTTACGTTTTGGTACCATTCTAAACAACATGACTCTAAAACAGAAAGTGGGGAATGCGTAATGCCGTACTTGTTTTGGTACCATTCTAAACAACATGACTCTAAAACCTCGGAGAATTATTTTTTCTCCATGATTCCGTATTCGCATCACTTATCTATAGCTAGATTTCAGTTTAGAAGGTCTGATTTTTTTTCTTCACGTTTATTATACCAAACTTTCTCCTTCTTGGCGGAAAAACCCACCATTTTTCAATGGTGGGTTTTCTTTATTTAGTAGCTGTAACAGCGAGCCAGATTTCACTATACTTAGCTTCTGCTGGTCCTTGATATTGCGTAAACGAAATTTCTGGTGCTGCAACGACTTGGTAACCAGATGAAGGCAACCATTCAGAGAATATCCTTGCCCAGGTTTCTTGTAATGTTTGTGGGAAAGGACCTTCATTTGGAAAAACCGCCCATGTATGAGCAGGTACGCTTAGTTGCTCCAAATCTTCATAGGTATTTTCTTGCGAAGTGGCAAAGCCAATCATGTGTGTCATTTCTCCACCTTCTGTTGTTCGTCCCTCTTGAAAGTCAAAAGAAGCATTTACTACTTGATGAGGATATATGTCATCAAATGTATGCATTTCCGCTCGTTGTTGTGGTGTAATGCGCTGTGCTAATTCCATGATTGCTTGATTTTCCCCTTGATACTGCAAGGGAACCTTCTGACTAACTCCGACTATTTGAAACGCTGGTTTTTCAATCAATTTAACATCCATTGATTGTCCTCCTTTAATATCAATATAGAAAGAGAATTTAGGGAACGTTTTTTGGATTTGTGTTTTCATTACTTCAGAAGGTGCTTGTCCTGACCAATCACGAAAAGCTCTTGAGAATCCTTCAATACTTTGATAACCATATTTAAAAGCTACATCTGTCACTTTTTCACCAGCAAGTAATGCTAAATTTGCTTCCGCCAAACGTCTCTTTTTAATATATTCAGCCAGACTCATCCCCGCAATAAACGAAAAAGTTCGTTTAAAATGGTAAACAGAAATCCCTGTCTTTTTCGCCAATTCATCGAAGGATACTTCTTCCGTTAAATGTTCTTCAATATAATCTATTGCTTGATTCAAATTTGCGAGCATCCGTGTCCCTCTCTTTCTATTTGAAAGTTTACTAAAGACCAACAAGGATGACTTGATTATTTAGAGCCAACATTCGTCAAGTCGCTACTCTTGATTCATAGCGGCTTTTAAGGCCTGTGCTAAAGCACTTTCTTCTGGTTCGTCTGGTTGTGAATATTTTTTCATCAAACGACGTTCTTCATGTTTAGTCATTTTTTGTTTTCGTTCTTTTTTATCGGGAATTTTTTCAGTAATCGAACAGAATTTACATTTGAAAGAACGACCATTTTTTCCTTCTATGATGACCATTTTTTTATGGCATTGTGGGCAACGGTGATTGGATACTTTAGGATCTTTTCGCCGACGATAAGAACATTCTTGGTTTGTACAAACGTAAATCTTCCCATCTTTCGTATTTTTTTCCCGTAAGTTTGAGCCACAATCTGGACATTTTTTTTGCGTAATGGAAAAATCTTGATATTTTTTCTCGCTTTGTTTAATTTCACGGACTAATTTTTTCGTATCCTCTTCAATATCCTTTAAGAAAAGTTGACTCTTTTGTTGACCCGAAGCGATTGCTTCGAGCGACTTTTCCCATTTTTCCGTTAGTTCAGGTGTCACAAGTGATGGATTCACCAAGTCTAATAGTTGCTTTCCTTTGGCAGAGACACTTAAACCGCTATTGGTTCGTTCCATCAATTCTGATTTAATCAGTTTTTCAATGATTTCAGCTCGCGTTGCCGGTGTGCCTAAACTGTGTTTCTCCATTTTTCCTAACAACGTTCCTTCAGTTAATGGTTTTGGCGGCGACGTTAATTCTTTGTTAATGGTAAAGTTTGGCGCAACGGTCATGCCTTTTTGCCATTGGACAGTGGACAGCGGCTGTTCAGCTGTTGTTTTCCAGCCAGCAACAACTACTTTATTTTGATGAAAGACAAATGTTTCTTTTCCAAAAGCGACTGTAACTTTTGTTTGTTTGGTTTGGTTTGGCTCAGCAAACAAACCTAAGAATCGTTGAACAATCATTTGATAGATTTTTTGTTCATCATTGCTTAGCTTTTCATAACGAGGACGTTGTTCAGTTGGAATCAATCCATGGTGATCCGTGACTTTTGCATTTTGGAAAACTTTTTGTTGTTTAACAACAGCCCCATTTTTAAGGTAGCCTTTCACTTCTGGTGAAAAATCAGCAATGGCTTGAAGGCGCTCTTTCATCGTTCCTTTCATATCCGTCGTTAGATATTTGCTGTCAGTTCGAGGATAGGAAACAATTTTATGGGTTTCGTATAAACTTTGTACAAGAGACAACGTTTTCTTTGCAGAAAATTGGAATCGCTGGTTGGCTTCACGCTGGATTTCGGTTAAATCATACGGTAACGGCGCATTTTCTGTTTTAACTTTTTCTTGGATATCGGTAACTAAGCCCTTTTGTTTTGAGAGTTCTTTGACTAATTGTTCTGCTTCCTGCCGTTCTTTTAAAGCGTATGGATTTTTTTGGGTCATCTTTGCTTTTTCTGATTCAACAGATAACGAGATAGTAAAATAAGTTTGAGGCTTAAATTGTTCAATCGTTTTCTCTTGTTGGCGTACCATTGCTAAAGTTGGTGTTTGAACACGACCTGCGGATAAGTTATCTTGATATTTCACTGTCAAGGCCCGTGTGACGTTTAGCCCCACTAACCAGTCAGCTTTTGCGCGCGCCAAGGCAGAATAATACAAATTATCGTAGTCTTTCGCTGGGCGAATTTTCTTAAACCCGTCTTTAATGGCTTTGTCTGTTTGAGATGAAATCCATAAGCGTTTGACTGGTTTGTTAAAACGGACATATTCTAAAATCCAGCGGGCCACTAATTCACCTTCACGACCAGCATCAGTGGCAATCACGGCTTCAGAAACATCTTTACGATTGGCTAATTGTTTAATCGCTTTTAATTGATGTCCCGTTTTCGGTAACGGTTTAATCCCTAAATTCTTAGGAATCATCGGTAAAGTTTCCATTTGCCACGTTTGCCATTCTTTGTTTAAATCTTCTGGCATTTTTAGTCCTAAGAGATGGCCTAAAGCCCAGGTGACAATCACGTTGGGTCCTTCATAATAATTCTTATTTTTTTGATTTGCTCCTAAAACGCGGCTTAAATCTTTTGCTACGCTAGGTTTTTCAGCAATAATTAATTGTTTTGCAACCACTAGTTTCGCTCCTTTTTGAGTGCTATCTTTTCGTATTATACCAAATATTGGTTCGATTTTCTCTAAATTCCGAGAATAGAAAAAGAGTTTAAAGAAAATTCCCTGAGGTTTTTCTTTAAACTCATGCGTTTCAAATAACTTTCCGTTTGCAGAATTTTGTTTTGCCAAAATGATTGGATATTGTGGTAAACTCAGCTTTATTTTCAAAAGTAACTGCATGATGATTTTCTAGTAATGCTAAACCGAAGTATTGTTGTAAATCTTCATCGCATTCTTCACACCAGCGTTCTTCCCCATCATTCCAGAAAGCCGTTAAATAATTAGGCTTTGTGTTGACGTATGTATAATTCTGAGAAAGTTTTTGCCAAACTTCCACATAATATGTCTCTGCATCGGTCAAGTTATCGAAGGTTTTTTCTTGAACAATGTCCTCTTGCCAATCATCAAAAAACCACCAAGGTTCATTGTCGCCATACATTGTAATTACTTGATACATTGAACCGCTCCTTTTTTTGCTACTGTAGGTATCATAGTCACTTTCTGAAAAAGTTGCAAGGATTTGGTTTCGGACTGAGAAATTTTTGAAATTTATTTTATCCTGCTACTTCTAAAGAAGCAATAAAATCTTCAATCATGCGACGATAACTTTCTTCCGGCGTGGCTTCTTCGCGTTGAAAATAACCTAAAAAACGTAAGGTAATATAGCCATGGATTAAACTACGTAATTCTCGACTTTTGTGCAGTCGTTCTTCATTATTAAATGGATAAAAAGCTAAAAGTTGTAAGATAATTTGATTGGTTTCATGGATGCCTTCAATTAATTGTTGGTTTTGCGTTTTCGGCACACTGATAAGTAATTCATAGACTGCAGAATTTTCAAAAGCAAATTGTTGGTACGTTTCAGCATATATCCGAATTGCTTCTGCGCCACTCTTACCCACTAAGGCTCTTCGCAATGCATCATTTAATTCTTGAATTAACAAGTCCACTAGAGCATTTTTTACTTCAGCAATATTTTTAAAGTGATTATAGAGTGAAGGATACTTGATGCCTAAATCAACGGCTAAATTTTGAAAGGTTAATTGGTGAACGCCCAATTCTTCCGCTAGGTTGCGGGCACTTTCAAGGATTTTGGCTTTCGTTAAATTCCGTTTTTTTGCCATCTTTCTGACGCCTCCAATTCTTAAATTTTGGACAAGTATTAGTTTATCATATCTATTGACTCTTTTTAAACTATAAATTATAGTTTATAATAATAATTTGTAAACATCATTTTTGAAAGAAGGCTGTTTGGCATGCATATTACCAACCGTTCTCATTTGGCCGATCGTTATGGCAAACGAACCAGTGCAGAATTTTTATTACACGAACGTCCTATTTTATCTTTTCCTATTTCTTTAGCGGCCATTCCTAAAGAAGCCCGCTATTTATCCTGGGAATTAATTGATTATGACACGATTCCTCTAATCGGTTTCCCTTTTATT from Enterococcus faecalis includes the following:
- a CDS encoding AraC family transcriptional regulator, producing MLANLNQAIDYIEEHLTEEVSFDELAKKTGISVYHFKRTFSFIAGMSLAEYIKKRRLAEANLALLAGEKVTDVAFKYGYQSIEGFSRAFRDWSGQAPSEVMKTQIQKTFPKFSFYIDIKGGQSMDVKLIEKPAFQIVGVSQKVPLQYQGENQAIMELAQRITPQQRAEMHTFDDIYPHQVVNASFDFQEGRTTEGGEMTHMIGFATSQENTYEDLEQLSVPAHTWAVFPNEGPFPQTLQETWARIFSEWLPSSGYQVVAAPEISFTQYQGPAEAKYSEIWLAVTATK
- a CDS encoding TetR/AcrR family transcriptional regulator translates to MAKKRNLTKAKILESARNLAEELGVHQLTFQNLAVDLGIKYPSLYNHFKNIAEVKNALVDLLIQELNDALRRALVGKSGAEAIRIYAETYQQFAFENSAVYELLISVPKTQNQQLIEGIHETNQIILQLLAFYPFNNEERLHKSRELRSLIHGYITLRFLGYFQREEATPEESYRRMIEDFIASLEVAG
- a CDS encoding DNA topoisomerase III → MVAKQLIIAEKPSVAKDLSRVLGANQKNKNYYEGPNVIVTWALGHLLGLKMPEDLNKEWQTWQMETLPMIPKNLGIKPLPKTGHQLKAIKQLANRKDVSEAVIATDAGREGELVARWILEYVRFNKPVKRLWISSQTDKAIKDGFKKIRPAKDYDNLYYSALARAKADWLVGLNVTRALTVKYQDNLSAGRVQTPTLAMVRQQEKTIEQFKPQTYFTISLSVESEKAKMTQKNPYALKERQEAEQLVKELSKQKGLVTDIQEKVKTENAPLPYDLTEIQREANQRFQFSAKKTLSLVQSLYETHKIVSYPRTDSKYLTTDMKGTMKERLQAIADFSPEVKGYLKNGAVVKQQKVFQNAKVTDHHGLIPTEQRPRYEKLSNDEQKIYQMIVQRFLGLFAEPNQTKQTKVTVAFGKETFVFHQNKVVVAGWKTTAEQPLSTVQWQKGMTVAPNFTINKELTSPPKPLTEGTLLGKMEKHSLGTPATRAEIIEKLIKSELMERTNSGLSVSAKGKQLLDLVNPSLVTPELTEKWEKSLEAIASGQQKSQLFLKDIEEDTKKLVREIKQSEKKYQDFSITQKKCPDCGSNLREKNTKDGKIYVCTNQECSYRRRKDPKVSNHRCPQCHKKMVIIEGKNGRSFKCKFCSITEKIPDKKERKQKMTKHEERRLMKKYSQPDEPEESALAQALKAAMNQE
- a CDS encoding DUF1033 family protein is translated as MYQVITMYGDNEPWWFFDDWQEDIVQEKTFDNLTDAETYYVEVWQKLSQNYTYVNTKPNYLTAFWNDGEERWCEECDEDLQQYFGLALLENHHAVTFENKAEFTTISNHFGKTKFCKRKVI